In Larimichthys crocea isolate SSNF chromosome VI, L_crocea_2.0, whole genome shotgun sequence, one genomic interval encodes:
- the si:ch211-161c3.6 gene encoding high mobility group protein HMGI-C isoform X4 yields the protein MSNSGTKEPSPQPSTAQSPPEPQRRGRGRPRKQQQEPVGPPTPKRPRGRPKGSKNKGPKTALKKVEPVGERRPRGRPRKWPQKVVQEVTQQQQAPSEEAEEGPSQLEPSTSQVPEQEEGE from the exons ATGAGTAACAGTGGGACCAAAGAGCCGTCTCCCCAGCCGAGCACCGCCCAGTCTCCTCCTGAGCCTCAGCGCAGGGGCAGGGGTCGGCCACGGAAACAGCAGCAG GAGCCTGTTGGACCACCAACTCCAAAGCGGCCAAGAGGACGACCGAAAGGCAGCAAGAACAAAGGCCCGAAAACTGCACTGAAG AAAGTAGAGCCTGTTGGGGAGCGACGACCACGTGGAAGACCGAGGAAATGG CCCCAGAAAGTAGTTCAAGAAGTAAcccaacagcagcag GCCCCTTCAGAAGAGGCTGAGGAGGGTCCCTCGCAGCTTGAGCCCTCTACATCTCAGGTTCCAGAGCAGGAGGAAGGGGAGTAG
- the abhd14b gene encoding putative protein-lysine deacylase ABHD14B, producing the protein MSAVKMTEGSVQLESCKAPLFYRQSEPATGEVKMSVLLLHGIRFSSENWLSIGTLDTLAKAGCRAVAIDLPGLGRSKSAEAPAEVGQLAPAGFLKEVCEKLSLSPVVVISPSLSGMYSLPFLLQHQALIRAYIPVAPICTDKFTAEQYHSVQVPSLIVYGDQDTQLGELSLSNLRNLANHSVVVMKGAGHACYLDDPDTWHKALTDFLNTL; encoded by the exons ATGTCGGCTGTGAAGATGACAGAGGGGAGTGTGCAGCTGGAGAGCTGCAAAGCGCCACTCTTCTACAGACAAAGTGAACCTGCCACGGGGGAAGTAAAGATGTCAGTTTTACTCCTTCACGGCATCCGTTTCTCTTCAGAAAACTGGCTCAGCATCGGCACTCTGGACACTCTGGCCAAAGCAGGCTGCCGTGCTGTTGCCATCGACCTGCCAG gACTCGGTCGGTCCAAGTCAGCCGAGGCCCCGGCAGAGGTTGGACAACTGGCCCCTGCAGGTTTCCTGAAAGAAGTGTGTGAGAAGCTGAGCCTGAGCCCGGTGGTGGTGATCAGCCCATCTCTTAGTGGGATGTActctctccccttcctcctccagcacCAGGCCCTGATACGAGCCTACATCCCTGTGGCTCCCATCTGCACTGACAAATTCACAGCAGAGCAGTACCACAGTGTACAG gTCCCATCGCTGATTGTTTACGGTGACCAGGACACTCAGCTCGGAGAACTGTCACTCAGCAACCTGAGAAATCTGGCCAATCACAGCGTGGTGGTGATGAAAGGAGCGGGTCACGCCTGTTACCTGGACGACCCGGACACTTGGCACAAAGCTCTCACAGACTTCCTTAATACTCTGTGA
- the si:ch211-161c3.6 gene encoding high mobility group protein HMGI-C isoform X3 gives MHVSLEAAPSGFDAHTLRRRWTDTGMSNSGTKEPSPQPSTAQSPPEPQRRGRGRPRKQQQEPVGPPTPKRPRGRPKGSKNKGPKTALKKVEPVGERRPRGRPRKWPQKVVQEVTQQQQAPSEEAEEGPSQLEPSTSQVPEQEEGE, from the exons atgcatgtat CCCTCGAGGCCGCTCCTTCAGGCTTTGATGCCCACACTCTTAGACGCAGGTGGACAGACACAGGCATGAGTAACAGTGGGACCAAAGAGCCGTCTCCCCAGCCGAGCACCGCCCAGTCTCCTCCTGAGCCTCAGCGCAGGGGCAGGGGTCGGCCACGGAAACAGCAGCAG GAGCCTGTTGGACCACCAACTCCAAAGCGGCCAAGAGGACGACCGAAAGGCAGCAAGAACAAAGGCCCGAAAACTGCACTGAAG AAAGTAGAGCCTGTTGGGGAGCGACGACCACGTGGAAGACCGAGGAAATGG CCCCAGAAAGTAGTTCAAGAAGTAAcccaacagcagcag GCCCCTTCAGAAGAGGCTGAGGAGGGTCCCTCGCAGCTTGAGCCCTCTACATCTCAGGTTCCAGAGCAGGAGGAAGGGGAGTAG
- the LOC104919475 gene encoding calglandulin yields MSSAVFGLPEKMASKLTQEQITEYKGVFEMFDEDGNGDVKTQELERLMSLMGINPTKRELSQMAKDVDKSGKGIFNCDSFLGLMALYHERTKNQDAELRAAFKVFDKEAKGYIDWNTLKYVLMNAGEPLNEIEAEQMMKEADKDGDGTIDYEEFVAMMTGNLFKMS; encoded by the exons ATGTCCTCAGCTGTGTTTGGACTACCAGAGAAAATG GCCAGCAAGTTAACACAAGAGCAGATCACAGAGTACAAAGGAGTTTTTGAGATGTTCGATGAAGATGGAAATGGAGACGTGAAGACGCAGGAGCTGGAGAGACTGATGAGTTTAATGGGAATCAATCCCACAAAGAGAGAGCTCAGCCAGATGGCCAAAGATGTGGACAAAAGTG gTAAAGGCATATTTAACTGTGACAGCTTCCTGGGTCTGATGGCGCTGTACCACGAAAGAACCAAGAACCAGGATGCTGAACTCAGAGCTGCCTTTAAAGTATTTGACAAAGAGGCCAAGGGATATATTGACTGGAACACGCTCAA ATACGTACTGATGAATGCAGGGGAACCACTTAATGAGATCGAGGCAGAGCAGATGATGAAGGAGGCAGATAAAGATGGAGATGGAACCATTGATTATGAAG AATTTGTGGCCATGATGACCGGGAACTTGTTCAAAATGAGCTGA
- the cvih3orf18 gene encoding uncharacterized protein C3orf18 homolog isoform X1, with protein MAVTAAKTPTSFLSTSATTTAIPFLSTSSSTRDNVTSRTTLMTVTITTNETSFNATTFPEAVIEGSGMGMVLVPFGIITVIGLAVAIMLYIRKRKRLEKLRHQLMPMYNFDPAEEQDDLLEQELLDHGREGSLAGPNAKTLTTSQGTTQRPSRLVFTDVAKALNA; from the exons ATGGCTGTAACTGCAGCGAAGACACCTACAAGTTTTCTCTCCACATCTGCCACGACCACCGCGATCCCCTTCCTCTCGACGAGCTCGAGCACCAGAGACAATGTCACCTCCAGAACGACATTAATGACTGTTACTATAACAACAAACGAGACCAGCTTCAACGCCACCACATTCCCGGAGGCTGTGATCGAGGGCTCGGGAATGGGAATGGTGCTCGTACCCTTTGgcatcatcactgtcattgGCTTAGCAGTGGCAATT ATGCTGTACATTCGGAAACGGAAGCG GTTGGAGAAGCTGAGGCATCAGCTCATGCCCATGTACAACTTTGACCCGGCTGAAGAACAAGATGACCTGCTGGAACAGGAACTACTGGACCACGGCCGGGAAGGCAGCCTCGCAGGTCCCAATGCCAAG ACTCTCACAACCTCCCAGGGGACCACACAGAGGCCCAGTCGTCTGGTCTTCACAGATGTAGCCAAAGCTCTCAATGCTTAA
- the si:ch211-161c3.6 gene encoding high mobility group protein HMGI-C isoform X2, with protein MLCTLEAAPSGFDAHTLRRRWTDTGMSNSGTKEPSPQPSTAQSPPEPQRRGRGRPRKQQQEPVGPPTPKRPRGRPKGSKNKGPKTALKKVEPVGERRPRGRPRKWPQKVVQEVTQQQQAPSEEAEEGPSQLEPSTSQVPEQEEGE; from the exons ATGTTGTGTA CCCTCGAGGCCGCTCCTTCAGGCTTTGATGCCCACACTCTTAGACGCAGGTGGACAGACACAGGCATGAGTAACAGTGGGACCAAAGAGCCGTCTCCCCAGCCGAGCACCGCCCAGTCTCCTCCTGAGCCTCAGCGCAGGGGCAGGGGTCGGCCACGGAAACAGCAGCAG GAGCCTGTTGGACCACCAACTCCAAAGCGGCCAAGAGGACGACCGAAAGGCAGCAAGAACAAAGGCCCGAAAACTGCACTGAAG AAAGTAGAGCCTGTTGGGGAGCGACGACCACGTGGAAGACCGAGGAAATGG CCCCAGAAAGTAGTTCAAGAAGTAAcccaacagcagcag GCCCCTTCAGAAGAGGCTGAGGAGGGTCCCTCGCAGCTTGAGCCCTCTACATCTCAGGTTCCAGAGCAGGAGGAAGGGGAGTAG
- the cvih3orf18 gene encoding uncharacterized protein C3orf18 homolog isoform X2 translates to MAVTAAKTPTSFLSTSATTTAIPFLSTSSSTRDNVTSRTTLMTVTITTNETSFNATTFPEAVIEGSGMGMVLVPFGIITVIGLAVAIMLYIRKRKRLEKLRHQLMPMYNFDPAEEQDDLLEQELLDHGREGSLAGPNAKF, encoded by the exons ATGGCTGTAACTGCAGCGAAGACACCTACAAGTTTTCTCTCCACATCTGCCACGACCACCGCGATCCCCTTCCTCTCGACGAGCTCGAGCACCAGAGACAATGTCACCTCCAGAACGACATTAATGACTGTTACTATAACAACAAACGAGACCAGCTTCAACGCCACCACATTCCCGGAGGCTGTGATCGAGGGCTCGGGAATGGGAATGGTGCTCGTACCCTTTGgcatcatcactgtcattgGCTTAGCAGTGGCAATT ATGCTGTACATTCGGAAACGGAAGCG GTTGGAGAAGCTGAGGCATCAGCTCATGCCCATGTACAACTTTGACCCGGCTGAAGAACAAGATGACCTGCTGGAACAGGAACTACTGGACCACGGCCGGGAAGGCAGCCTCGCAGGTCCCAATGCCAAG tTTTGA
- the si:ch211-161c3.6 gene encoding high mobility group protein HMGI-C isoform X1 → MNRITQAEHGAYSLNASLEAAPSGFDAHTLRRRWTDTGMSNSGTKEPSPQPSTAQSPPEPQRRGRGRPRKQQQEPVGPPTPKRPRGRPKGSKNKGPKTALKKVEPVGERRPRGRPRKWPQKVVQEVTQQQQAPSEEAEEGPSQLEPSTSQVPEQEEGE, encoded by the exons ATGAACAGGATTACTCAGGCTGAACATGGAGCCTATAGCCtgaatgcat CCCTCGAGGCCGCTCCTTCAGGCTTTGATGCCCACACTCTTAGACGCAGGTGGACAGACACAGGCATGAGTAACAGTGGGACCAAAGAGCCGTCTCCCCAGCCGAGCACCGCCCAGTCTCCTCCTGAGCCTCAGCGCAGGGGCAGGGGTCGGCCACGGAAACAGCAGCAG GAGCCTGTTGGACCACCAACTCCAAAGCGGCCAAGAGGACGACCGAAAGGCAGCAAGAACAAAGGCCCGAAAACTGCACTGAAG AAAGTAGAGCCTGTTGGGGAGCGACGACCACGTGGAAGACCGAGGAAATGG CCCCAGAAAGTAGTTCAAGAAGTAAcccaacagcagcag GCCCCTTCAGAAGAGGCTGAGGAGGGTCCCTCGCAGCTTGAGCCCTCTACATCTCAGGTTCCAGAGCAGGAGGAAGGGGAGTAG
- the mst1 gene encoding hepatocyte growth factor-like protein → MKLLLHCILLTVGLAIAYRSPLNDFQRSEGRELVPTAWNSARVLLLPGLNLEECATRCSQSLDCRAFNYETRPTVACKHLPWVGDGNNAEVKRNVNCDLYEKKVYVRKCIVSKGEDYRGKVFTTRSGLTCQQWWSKFPHDHRWTPTATNGLELNYCRNPDGDRIGPWCYTTDPERRYESCNIPQCKDEVCITCNGEDYRGQVDHTVSGRECQRWDQQYPHQHIYQPEKYPDKSLDDNYCRNPDASPVPWCYTTDTEVERENCDISKCTEVRVEKRQRSSFTTNCFRGRGEDYRGKVNETTSGIPCQRWDSQQPHEHPFYPNTYECKGLEENYCRNPDGSEAPWCFTSVLAMRTALCLQIKRCADDIEAEDCYHENGKNYRGMVRKTRKGITCQKWNVNTPHRTRINPRTHPEANLTENYCRNPDGDQHGPWCYTTDPKTEFDYCAIKQCAGEKVSMTEPVEKVEFSECGKREDRFQRSRLRIVNGIPGNSPWTVSLRDRKGNHFCGGSLVNPRWVISTKQCFSSCYVDLPGYSARMGTLYRDPQEGEPGVQTIPLTKIVCGPSESQLVMLQLETPAQFNERVSQICLPPERYIVAEGTSCEIAGWGETRGTGDETVLNVAQIPVLSNKECNKYFRGRVRENEMCTNSFQAGVGACERDYGGPLACQNRDCWVLEGVIIPMRRCGHPGQPNIFIRVSVYVDWIKKVMEMA, encoded by the exons ATGAAACTGCTGCTCCACTGTATTCTCCTGACAGTCGGACTGGCCATTG CCTACCGCAGTCCACTGAATGACTTCCAGCGCTCTGAGGGCAGAGAGCTGGTTCCTACCGCCTGGAACTCAGCTCGAGTGTTGCTGTTACCGGGCCTGAACCTGGAGGAATGTGCCACGCGCTGCTCACAGTCTCTGGACTGCAG AGCGTTCAACTACGAGACACGTCCGACTGTCGCCTGTAAACATCTGCCCTGGGTGGGTGATGGGAACAAcgcagaggtgaagagaaacGTAAACTGTGACCTTTATGAGAAGAAAG TCTATGTCAGAAAGTGCATCGTGAGTAAAGGAGAAGACTACAGAGGGAAAGTGTTCACCACTAGAAGTGGACTCACCTGCCAACAGTGGTGGTCCAAGTTTCCTCACGATCACAG GTGGACTCCCACAGCTACTAATGGTCTGGAGTTGAACTACTGCAGAAACCCAGACGGGGATCGTATCGGTCCATGGTGCTACACAACCGACCCAGAGCGCCGCTATGAAAGCTGCAACATACCCCAGTGCAAAGACG AGGTTTGTATCACATGTAATGGAGAGGACTACAGAGGGCAGGTCGACCACACTGTGAGTGGCAGAGAGTGTCAAAGATGGGACCAGCAGTACCCTCATCAACACATCTACCAGCCTGAAAA gtATCCTGATAAGAGTTTAGATGATAACTACTGCCGTAACCCTGACGCCTCTCCTGTGCCCTGGTGTTACACCACGGACACTGAGGTGGAGCGAGAAAACTGCGACATCAGCAAATGCA CTGAGGTGCGGGTTGAGAAACGCCAGCGCTCCAGCTTCACGACCAACTGTTTCCGTGGCCGTGGGGAGGATTACCGGGGTAAAGTCAACGAGACGACATCAGGTATCCCCTGTCAGCGGTGGGACTCCCAGCAGCCTCATGAGCATCCCTTCTACCCAAACACATACGAATGCAA AGGGTTGGAGGAGAACTACTGTCGTAACCCAGATGGGTCGGAGGCTCCCTGGTGCTTCACATCTGTGCTAGCGATGAGGACTGCTCTCTGCTTACAGATCAAACGCTGTGCAGACGACATAGAGGCTGAAG ATTGTTAccatgaaaatggaaaaaactacAGAGGGATGGTCCGTAAAACTCGTAAAGGGATCACCTGCCAGAAATGGAACGTTAACACACCCCACCGGACCAG GATAAACCCAAGGACGCATCCTGAGGCTAATCTGACAGAGAACTACTGTCGTAACCCAGATGGGGACCAGCATGGACCCTGGTGCTACACCACTGACcccaaaactgagtttgattacTGTGCCATCAAACAGTGCG ctGGAGAGAAAGTGTCCATGACTGAACCAGTAG AGAAGGTGGAGTTTAGTGAGTGCGGAAAGAGAGAGGACCGCTTCCAGAGGTCGAGGCTACGTATCGTGAACGGGATTCCTGGCAACTCGCCATGGACAGTGAGCCTCAGAGACAG GAAAGGAAACCATTTCTGTGGAGGATCCCTGGTTAACCCCAGATGGGTGATCAGCACCAAGCAGTGTTTCTCCTCCTg CTACGTGGACCTGCCTGGGTACTCGGCCAGGATGGGAACATTATATCGTGATCCACAAGAAGGAGAGCCTGGCGTGCAAACCATCCCTCTCACCAAGATCGTGTGTGGACCGTCAGAGTCTCAGCTGGTCATGCTACAACTGGAAAC CCCTGCCCAGTTTAATGAGCGTGTCTCTCAGATCTGCCTCCCTCCTGAGCGCTATATTGTAGCTGAGGGGACCTCCTGTGAGATCGCAGGATGGGGTGAGACAAGAG GGACTGGAGATGAGACTGTCCTCAACGTGGCCCAAATACCAGTTCTTAGTAACAAGGAATGCAACAAATACTTCAGAGGTCGTGTCCGTGAGAATGAGATGTGCACAAACTCTTTCCAGGCCGGTGTAGGCGCCTGCGAG AGAGACTATGGCGGCCCTCTGGCGTGTCAGAACAGGGATTGCTGGGTGCTCGAGGGTGTGATCATCCCCATGAGGCGCTGCGGACACCCGGGGCAGCCCAACATCTTCATCCGGGTCTCTGTCTACGTGGACTGGATCAAGAAGGTCATGGAGATGGCTTAG